The Nerophis lumbriciformis linkage group LG05, RoL_Nlum_v2.1, whole genome shotgun sequence genome contains a region encoding:
- the rad51ap1 gene encoding RAD51-associated protein 1, with protein MDRPSRKIKAVNYSESKEFNDDDDDFASVKPPPSKKIKEGPKLQEHKKSSSQESNLQSPCQKVDRKPLDEKLLARDLEAAITLSLLNDTDGIPTGEGVKQMLLFKKTKKNSGVVVPADENTDPAPLHRSNCSIDSSILGLDQISSEKEARLRKAAQDEDEDYQPKPTPDSESEDAFSEAAESEDEEEFTVKKTKKTTTGKKEKSPRHSVSKKEPPKLKPQPRTTAPSTPARSPPKLKLAAKSPTLTASVPKPAVSISPTGSKIPKWNPPGQIGKCPSSSQSPPVRSPGQGLRLGLSRFVRVKPLHPGVATT; from the exons ATGGACAGACCGTCAAG GAAGATAAAGGCTGTCAATTACTCTGAGTCCAAGGAGTTTAACGACGACG ATGATGATTTTGCCAGCGTGAAGCCCCCACCCAGCAAAAAAATCAAAGAGGGGCCGAAGCTACAGGAGCACAAGAAATCCTCAAGCCAAGAGTCAAATTTACAGTCGCCATGTCAGAAAGTGGACAG AAAACCTTTAGATGAGAAGCTGCTGGCTCGCGATCTAGAAGCTGCCATCACGCTCTCCTTGCTAAATGATACAGACGGGATTCCCACTGGTGAAGGTGTAAAGCAaatgttattgtttaaaaaaacaaagaaaaactcaGGAGTGGTTGTCCCTGCTGATGAGAACACAGACCCTGCCCCCCTGCACCGCTCCAACTGCAGCATAGACTCGTCCATCCTGG GACTTGATCAAATTTCATCGGAGAAAGAAGCCAGATTGAGAAAGGCCGCTCAGGATGAAGATGAGGACTACCAGCCAAAACCGACGCCAG ATTCGGAGAGTGAGGATGCTTTCAGCGAGGCGGCCGAGAGCGAGGATGAGGAGGAATTCACAGTAAAGAAAACCAAAAAGACGACGACAGGCAAGAAGGAGAAGTCTCCGAGGCATTCAGTCTCCAAAAAGGAACCGCCAAAGTTGAAACCACAGCCAAGAACAACAG CACCTTCCACACCAGCAAGAAGTCCCCCGAAACTTAAACTCGCGGCCAAAAGTCCAACTTTGACAGCCTCTGTGCCTAAACCTGCAGTCTCAATAAGCCCAACAGGCAGCAAAATTCCCAAATGGAACCCGCCAG GTCAAATCGGGAAATGTCCGTCTTCATCCCAGAGTCCCCCAGTGAGGTCTCCGGGTCAGGGTCTGCGCCTAGGACTGTCCCGATTTGTGCGAGTCAAGCCTCTCCACCCTGGCGTCGCCACCACCTGA